TTAAATGCACTTCTCTAGTGCGAGAGGTAGTATTAAGAACTGGAGAAACCTTATTTACCACCGCCGGAAACTTTTTATCCGGGAAAGCCTCAAAGGAAACAAGGCCTGAAAGACCTACCTTCATAAGGGCCGCATACCGTTCTGGCACCTGGGTTACAATTTCAAGACGATCTAACACCGCAATCGTCGCTATACTGGTGTTGGAAGTAACCGTAGCGCCAACATTTAAAGGGAGTTCCACCACTGTACCGGAGATAGGACTTATGACAGGATTAAGGGCATAACTTGCCCCTGGCTTGGAGGGATCTACTTCCGCGATGACCGTCCCTTTTGAGACCTTTGTTCCTACTTCCACCAGCAAGGAAGCAATCTTTCCTCCCGTATCAGGATACACTGCTACAGAGGTCTCACTCGCGACTTCTCCATTGACCAGGATATAATCCTGCAAGCTCTGCCGCTTTACGGAAACGCTTTTTATACTTACCCCCTGGGAAGCTGAGGTAGCCAGTTCCCCTGCCGGTAGCCCCCTTTTCTGTTGTGCTGCAGAGACCCCTCCGCTTGCTTGCGGGAACGCCCCGGCAGCGGGGCCATTTTTCTGTCGCGGCCACAGAAGAAGAGCGATAACAAGAATAACAAAGATG
Above is a genomic segment from Thermanaerothrix sp. containing:
- a CDS encoding efflux RND transporter periplasmic adaptor subunit translates to MKGRNFVIVGIFVILVIALLLWPRQKNGPAAGAFPQASGGVSAAQQKRGLPAGELATSASQGVSIKSVSVKRQSLQDYILVNGEVASETSVAVYPDTGGKIASLLVEVGTKVSKGTVIAEVDPSKPGASYALNPVISPISGTVVELPLNVGATVTSNTSIATIAVLDRLEIVTQVPERYAALMKVGLSGLVSFEAFPDKKFPAVVNKVSPVLNTTSRTREVHLKLTGAGDPGIVIGMYARIRINTLVYPNRITVPETAINSTDGVEYVYVVNQDNTVSRRGIVKGVTIDGTVEILSGLEEGERVVTEGAQNLTDGTVIRDISTGGK